A window from Branchiostoma lanceolatum isolate klBraLanc5 chromosome 9, klBraLanc5.hap2, whole genome shotgun sequence encodes these proteins:
- the LOC136441265 gene encoding roquin-1-like isoform X4, with amino-acid sequence MPIQAPQWTDFLSCPICYNEFNESQRKPISLGCGHTVCKTCLGQFHSKQCPFDQTTITVDTDVLPVNFAILQLVSGDVQKSENGVMGVSEFTEYYEDAMECIEELALYLKPFSGGGAGNNSPLSRPMQRKLVTLVNCQLVEDEGRARAMRAARSLGERTVTELILQHQNPQQLSQNLWAAVRARGCQFLGPAMQEETLKLILLALEDGSALSRKVLVMFVVQRLEKQFSQASKTSIGHVVQLLYRASCFKVYKRDGDSSLMELKEEFRTYDGLRREHDAQIVQIAMEAGLRISPEQWSSLLYGDTAHKSHMQSIIDKLQTPGSFAQSVNELVIALQRSGDPANLSRLRPYFDELAKIDPSPDSETPQWDDTRKGMQAVKLVVQGVVDFIQNYSGNRKGDSAQVTSGKYKTSMCRDLNRNGTGCPRGVNCTFAHSDEEMYRYRARNRKAVEKGNTKEIPSFKGEAKKGSPLVAKGTSSPPSPPPPGLVSRSTVSDYSSNGVGPREPPDMPRSQSPLSSYGRQAAYPPRVSSMEQYSHQPPGGAMRQPLPSDMPPERGYYPPQHPQYMTQQPPPPMTPPYPAQYPPPSSYRPQEPAPPPMPYRPYVQDSYGNGMYSQPPPSQYQPQQYPPPMDRGVWPRYPVREDVPVRVPTRGGYAGYDGMVHQYPGPYQGSMSQPTNLQNQSLKDLQRRRDELLAQLNHPAHCMPVARSPSPSPYSSPAHTPPSTLNSKATPFFPRKPDYTDETEKEGEVQSDGTGQTKEYSPWSSGVLIQTKDVMPHTATPSSSTTVVSSSQSSYSRNYLTESSLVTEIRRLSDEALAQVLVREDLNYLRGQDQPGYLIRQEVQRRTLERAKELEDDLIPFSSTPMVSKYGPISRTARAMIRNTGPYQSTAIAGNTSTVSVKSTENMIQSTHERVHSPTEAEEQDSRYSKRQSVPMYRGVWNITDREDPSQNTRINNLPSAPVTTSRASGSSTVEREQLKLELRQINNQINSHQQQQQIQEAKNAMLLKREQDALAWLKSSVSDRQLNDDQRLAYELQRIELGIREKERELQRVGMKDTAQPRSQHDTASDFEIARQLQEFENGHRPKPGPDTADRSRHAVQDDLEANDYRVALEAQKAEELSEIEYQVRREAERKQRLVQERERLDQEERDRRLAEQLVYSEVGYQHQTNDRPSYASAVADRRVRSNGVHGAVRDLQLAPRISTGQDTVVTSSVARAKPCTLPSNVVEDSSVGVH; translated from the exons ATGCCGATCCAAGCACCGCAGTGGACGGACTTCCTGTCCTGTCCGATCTGCTACAACGAGTTTAACGAGAGCCAGCGCAAGCCCATCAGCCTCGGGTGTGGACACACCGTGTGCAAGACATGCCTCGGACAGTTCCACAGCAAGCAGTGTCCCTTCGACCAGACGACCATCACCGTGGATACCGACGTCCTGCCTGTGAACTTTGCCATACTGCAGTTGGTCAGCGGCGATGTTCAGAAGTCGGAGAACGGTGTTATGGGCGTTAGCGAGTTCACGGAGTACTATGAGGATGCCATGGAGTGTATAGAGGAGCTGGCCTTGTACCTGAAGCCATTCAGTGGTG GAGGAGCAGGAAACAACAGCCCTCTGAGCCGCCCCATGCAGCGCAAGCTGGTCACCCTGGTCAACTGTCAGCTGGTGGAGGACGAGGGCCGAGCTCGTGCGATGAGAGCGGCGCGTTCTCTCGGGGAGCGGACGGTGACGGAGCTGATTCTGCAGCATCAGAACCCGCAGCAGCTGTCCCAGAACCTGTGGGCTGCAGTCAGGGCCAGGGGATGTCAGTTTCTAGGGCCAG CCATGCAGGAAGAAACCCTGAAGCTGATCCTGCTGGCTCTGGAGGATGGTTCAGCCTTGTCCAGGAAGGTGCTGGTGATGTTTGTGGTGCAGAGACTGGAGAAGCAGTTCTCACAAGCCTCCAAGACGAGCATCGGCCACGTGGTACAGCTCCTGTACAGGGCCTCCTGCTTCAAGGTGTACAAGAGAGATGGAGACTCCTCACTCATGGAACTCAAGGAAGAG TTCCGTACATATGACGGCCTGAGAAGAGAACATGACGCCCAGATTGTTCAGATTGCCATGGAGGCTGGGCTGAGGATATCGCCTGAGCAGTGGTCATCCCTACTGTACGGAGACACTGCCCACAAGTCACACATGCAGTCTATCATCGACAAG TTGCAGACACCAGGTTCCTTCGCCCAGAGCGTGAACGAGCTCGTGATAGCCCTTCAGCGCTCCGGCGATCCCGCCAACCTGTCCCGCCTGCGGCCGTACTTCGACGAGCTGGCCAAGATCGACCCGAGCCCCGACAGCGAGACGCCGCAGTGGGACGACACCAGGAAGGGCATGCAGGCGGTGAAACTGGTGGTGCAGGGGGTGGTGGACTTCATCCAGAACTACAGCGGCAACAGGAAGGGGGACTCTGCACAG GTCACGAGTGGGAAATATAAGACCAGCATGTGCCGAGACCTGAACAGAAACGGAACAGGCTGCCCACGGGGCGTCAACTGCACATTTGCACACTCTGACGAGGAGATGTACAG GTACCGTGCAAGGAACAGAAAAGCTGTGGAGAAAGGGAACACCAAAGAGATCCCCTCCTTTAAGGGGGAGGCCAAGAAAGGCAGCCCCCTGGTTGCCAAGGGAACATCCTCTCCCCCTTCTCCGCCACCCCCAGGCCTGGTCTCAAGGTCAACTGTCTCAGACTACAGTTCTAA TGGGGTCGGTCCAAGGGAGCCACCAGACATGCCAAGGTCTCAGTCTCCACTGTCTTCCTACGGCAGACAAGCAGCGTACCCTCCCAGGGTCTCCTCCATGGAGCAGTACAGTCACCAACCACCAGGGGGAGCCATGAGACAGCCTCTACCGTCAGACATGCCACCTGAAC GTGGGTACTACCCTCCGCAACACCCGCAGTACATGACACAGCAACCGCCGCCTCCGATGACCCCTCCATATCCGGCGCAGTACCCTCCGCCGTCGTCGTATCGTCCCCAGGAACCTGCCCCGCCACCGATGCCCTACCGGCCGTACGTACAGGACAGCTACGGGAACGGGATGTACTCCCAGCCACCACCCAGCCAGTACCAACCTCAGCAGTACCCCCCGCCCATGGACCGGGGAGTTTGGCCGCGGTACCCGGTCCGGGAGGACGTGCCTGTTAGAGTTCCCACCAGAGGCGGGTACGCGGGGTATGATGGCATGGTGCACCAGTATCCAGGGCCGTACCAGGGGAGCATGTCACAGCCAACG AACCTACAGAACCAGAGTCTGAAAGACCTACAGCGTAGAAGGGACGAGCTCCTGGCTCAACTCAACCATCCCGCACACTGCATGCCTGTGGCCCGCTCCccgtccccctccccctacagctCCCCTGCACACACTCCCCCCTCCACTCTCAACTCCAAAGCCACCCCCTTCTTCCCACGGAAACCTGACTACACCGATGAGACAGAGAAGGAGGGCGAGGTACAGTCTGACGGCACAGGGCAGACGAAAGAGTACAGCCCGTGGTCGAGTGGCGTCCTGATCCAAACCAAGGACGTCATGCCTCACACGGCCACTCCCTCGTCTTCCACAACCGTGGTGTCCAGCTCCCAGTCATCCTACAGTAGGAACTACCTGACGGAGAGCTCGCTCGTGACGGAAATCCGCCGCCTCTCGGACGAGGCACTGGCGCAGGTCCTGGTACGGGAGGATCTGAACTACCTGCGTGGGCAGGACCAGCCGGGGTACCTCATCCGTCAGGAGGTGCAGCGTCGCACGCTCGAGCGCGCCAAGGAGCTGGAGGACGACCTGATCCCGTTCTCCAGCACGCCCATGGTGTCCAAGTACGGGCCCATCTCCCGCACGGCCAGGGCAATGATACGGAACACTGGACCGTACCAGTCCACCGCCATCGCGGGGAATACCAGCACGGTGTCGGTCAAGTCGACGGAGAACATGATCCAGTCGACGCACGAGCGAGTCCACAGCCCCACAGAAGCGGAGGAGCAGGACAGCCGGTACAGCAAGAGGCAGTCGGTGCCCATGTACCGCGGGGTGTGGAACATAACCGACAG AGAGGATCCGTCCCAAAACACTAG AATAAATAATCTCCCGAGCGCTCCCGTGACGACGTCCCGCGCCTCTGGGTCGTCCACCGTGGAGCGCGAGCAGTTGAAGCTGGAGCTTCGACAAATCAACAACCAGATCAACTCccaccagcagcagcagcagataCAG GAGGCTAAGAATGCCATGTTGCTGAAGCGCGAGCAGGACGCGCTGGCCTGGCTGAAGAGCAGCGTGTCGGACAGACAGCTGAACGACGACCAGCGCCTGGCGTACGAGCTGCAGCGGATCGAACTCGGCATTCGGGAGAAGGAGAGAGAGCTACAGAGGGTAGGAATGAAAGATACG GCCCAGCCCAGGAGCCAGCATGACACGGCCAGCGACTTCGAGATCGCTCGCCAACTCCAGGAGTTTGAGAACGGCCACCGGCCCAAGCCAGGCCCTGACACTGCAGACAGGAGCAGACACGCCGTACAAGACGACCTG GAGGCGAACGACTACCGTGTGGCTCTGGAGGCCCAGAAGGCGGAGGAACTGTCGGAGATTGAGTACCAGGTCCGCCGAGAGGCTGAGCGTAAGCAACGTCTGGTGCAGGAACGGGAGCGACTGGACCAGGAAGAACGAGACCGTCGTCTGGCCGAGCAACTGGTGTACAGCGAG GTGGGTTACCAGCACCAGACCAACGACAGACCCTCGTACGCCAGCGCTGTAGCGGACAGAAGGGTGCGATCAAACGGCGTGCACGGCGCAGTACGGGACCTGCAATTGGCTCCCAGGATATCGACCGGTCAAGACACCGTGGTCACTTCTTCCGTGGCGAGAGCCAAGCCCTGCACACTACCAAGTAACGTGGTGGAAGACAGCAGTGTGGGTGTGCACTAG
- the LOC136441265 gene encoding roquin-1-like isoform X3 — protein MPIQAPQWTDFLSCPICYNEFNESQRKPISLGCGHTVCKTCLGQFHSKQCPFDQTTITVDTDVLPVNFAILQLVSGDVQKSENGVMGVSEFTEYYEDAMECIEELALYLKPFSGGGAGNNSPLSRPMQRKLVTLVNCQLVEDEGRARAMRAARSLGERTVTELILQHQNPQQLSQNLWAAVRARGCQFLGPAMQEETLKLILLALEDGSALSRKVLVMFVVQRLEKQFSQASKTSIGHVVQLLYRASCFKVYKRDGDSSLMELKEEFRTYDGLRREHDAQIVQIAMEAGLRISPEQWSSLLYGDTAHKSHMQSIIDKLQTPGSFAQSVNELVIALQRSGDPANLSRLRPYFDELAKIDPSPDSETPQWDDTRKGMQAVKLVVQGVVDFIQNYSGNRKGDSAQVTSGKYKTSMCRDLNRNGTGCPRGVNCTFAHSDEEMYRYRARNRKAVEKGNTKEIPSFKGEAKKGSPLVAKGTSSPPSPPPPGLVSRSTVSDYSSNGVGPREPPDMPRSQSPLSSYGRQAAYPPRVSSMEQYSHQPPGGAMRQPLPSDMPPEQGPTYLVETVQVQMVPVETGYPRVVSGYYPPQHPQYMTQQPPPPMTPPYPAQYPPPSSYRPQEPAPPPMPYRPYVQDSYGNGMYSQPPPSQYQPQQYPPPMDRGVWPRYPVREDVPVRVPTRGGYAGYDGMVHQYPGPYQGSMSQPTNLQNQSLKDLQRRRDELLAQLNHPAHCMPVARSPSPSPYSSPAHTPPSTLNSKATPFFPRKPDYTDETEKEGEVQSDGTGQTKEYSPWSSGVLIQTKDVMPHTATPSSSTTVVSSSQSSYSRNYLTESSLVTEIRRLSDEALAQVLVREDLNYLRGQDQPGYLIRQEVQRRTLERAKELEDDLIPFSSTPMVSKYGPISRTARAMIRNTGPYQSTAIAGNTSTVSVKSTENMIQSTHERVHSPTEAEEQDSRYSKRQSVPMYRGVWNITDRINNLPSAPVTTSRASGSSTVEREQLKLELRQINNQINSHQQQQQIQEAKNAMLLKREQDALAWLKSSVSDRQLNDDQRLAYELQRIELGIREKERELQRVGMKDTAQPRSQHDTASDFEIARQLQEFENGHRPKPGPDTADRSRHAVQDDLEANDYRVALEAQKAEELSEIEYQVRREAERKQRLVQERERLDQEERDRRLAEQLVYSEVGYQHQTNDRPSYASAVADRRVRSNGVHGAVRDLQLAPRISTGQDTVVTSSVARAKPCTLPSNVVEDSSVGVH, from the exons ATGCCGATCCAAGCACCGCAGTGGACGGACTTCCTGTCCTGTCCGATCTGCTACAACGAGTTTAACGAGAGCCAGCGCAAGCCCATCAGCCTCGGGTGTGGACACACCGTGTGCAAGACATGCCTCGGACAGTTCCACAGCAAGCAGTGTCCCTTCGACCAGACGACCATCACCGTGGATACCGACGTCCTGCCTGTGAACTTTGCCATACTGCAGTTGGTCAGCGGCGATGTTCAGAAGTCGGAGAACGGTGTTATGGGCGTTAGCGAGTTCACGGAGTACTATGAGGATGCCATGGAGTGTATAGAGGAGCTGGCCTTGTACCTGAAGCCATTCAGTGGTG GAGGAGCAGGAAACAACAGCCCTCTGAGCCGCCCCATGCAGCGCAAGCTGGTCACCCTGGTCAACTGTCAGCTGGTGGAGGACGAGGGCCGAGCTCGTGCGATGAGAGCGGCGCGTTCTCTCGGGGAGCGGACGGTGACGGAGCTGATTCTGCAGCATCAGAACCCGCAGCAGCTGTCCCAGAACCTGTGGGCTGCAGTCAGGGCCAGGGGATGTCAGTTTCTAGGGCCAG CCATGCAGGAAGAAACCCTGAAGCTGATCCTGCTGGCTCTGGAGGATGGTTCAGCCTTGTCCAGGAAGGTGCTGGTGATGTTTGTGGTGCAGAGACTGGAGAAGCAGTTCTCACAAGCCTCCAAGACGAGCATCGGCCACGTGGTACAGCTCCTGTACAGGGCCTCCTGCTTCAAGGTGTACAAGAGAGATGGAGACTCCTCACTCATGGAACTCAAGGAAGAG TTCCGTACATATGACGGCCTGAGAAGAGAACATGACGCCCAGATTGTTCAGATTGCCATGGAGGCTGGGCTGAGGATATCGCCTGAGCAGTGGTCATCCCTACTGTACGGAGACACTGCCCACAAGTCACACATGCAGTCTATCATCGACAAG TTGCAGACACCAGGTTCCTTCGCCCAGAGCGTGAACGAGCTCGTGATAGCCCTTCAGCGCTCCGGCGATCCCGCCAACCTGTCCCGCCTGCGGCCGTACTTCGACGAGCTGGCCAAGATCGACCCGAGCCCCGACAGCGAGACGCCGCAGTGGGACGACACCAGGAAGGGCATGCAGGCGGTGAAACTGGTGGTGCAGGGGGTGGTGGACTTCATCCAGAACTACAGCGGCAACAGGAAGGGGGACTCTGCACAG GTCACGAGTGGGAAATATAAGACCAGCATGTGCCGAGACCTGAACAGAAACGGAACAGGCTGCCCACGGGGCGTCAACTGCACATTTGCACACTCTGACGAGGAGATGTACAG GTACCGTGCAAGGAACAGAAAAGCTGTGGAGAAAGGGAACACCAAAGAGATCCCCTCCTTTAAGGGGGAGGCCAAGAAAGGCAGCCCCCTGGTTGCCAAGGGAACATCCTCTCCCCCTTCTCCGCCACCCCCAGGCCTGGTCTCAAGGTCAACTGTCTCAGACTACAGTTCTAA TGGGGTCGGTCCAAGGGAGCCACCAGACATGCCAAGGTCTCAGTCTCCACTGTCTTCCTACGGCAGACAAGCAGCGTACCCTCCCAGGGTCTCCTCCATGGAGCAGTACAGTCACCAACCACCAGGGGGAGCCATGAGACAGCCTCTACCGTCAGACATGCCACCTGAAC AAGGTCCAACATACTTGGTGGAAACTGTGCAAGTGCAGATGGTGCCCGTGGAGACAGGTTATCCAAGGGTTGTCA GTGGGTACTACCCTCCGCAACACCCGCAGTACATGACACAGCAACCGCCGCCTCCGATGACCCCTCCATATCCGGCGCAGTACCCTCCGCCGTCGTCGTATCGTCCCCAGGAACCTGCCCCGCCACCGATGCCCTACCGGCCGTACGTACAGGACAGCTACGGGAACGGGATGTACTCCCAGCCACCACCCAGCCAGTACCAACCTCAGCAGTACCCCCCGCCCATGGACCGGGGAGTTTGGCCGCGGTACCCGGTCCGGGAGGACGTGCCTGTTAGAGTTCCCACCAGAGGCGGGTACGCGGGGTATGATGGCATGGTGCACCAGTATCCAGGGCCGTACCAGGGGAGCATGTCACAGCCAACG AACCTACAGAACCAGAGTCTGAAAGACCTACAGCGTAGAAGGGACGAGCTCCTGGCTCAACTCAACCATCCCGCACACTGCATGCCTGTGGCCCGCTCCccgtccccctccccctacagctCCCCTGCACACACTCCCCCCTCCACTCTCAACTCCAAAGCCACCCCCTTCTTCCCACGGAAACCTGACTACACCGATGAGACAGAGAAGGAGGGCGAGGTACAGTCTGACGGCACAGGGCAGACGAAAGAGTACAGCCCGTGGTCGAGTGGCGTCCTGATCCAAACCAAGGACGTCATGCCTCACACGGCCACTCCCTCGTCTTCCACAACCGTGGTGTCCAGCTCCCAGTCATCCTACAGTAGGAACTACCTGACGGAGAGCTCGCTCGTGACGGAAATCCGCCGCCTCTCGGACGAGGCACTGGCGCAGGTCCTGGTACGGGAGGATCTGAACTACCTGCGTGGGCAGGACCAGCCGGGGTACCTCATCCGTCAGGAGGTGCAGCGTCGCACGCTCGAGCGCGCCAAGGAGCTGGAGGACGACCTGATCCCGTTCTCCAGCACGCCCATGGTGTCCAAGTACGGGCCCATCTCCCGCACGGCCAGGGCAATGATACGGAACACTGGACCGTACCAGTCCACCGCCATCGCGGGGAATACCAGCACGGTGTCGGTCAAGTCGACGGAGAACATGATCCAGTCGACGCACGAGCGAGTCCACAGCCCCACAGAAGCGGAGGAGCAGGACAGCCGGTACAGCAAGAGGCAGTCGGTGCCCATGTACCGCGGGGTGTGGAACATAACCGACAG AATAAATAATCTCCCGAGCGCTCCCGTGACGACGTCCCGCGCCTCTGGGTCGTCCACCGTGGAGCGCGAGCAGTTGAAGCTGGAGCTTCGACAAATCAACAACCAGATCAACTCccaccagcagcagcagcagataCAG GAGGCTAAGAATGCCATGTTGCTGAAGCGCGAGCAGGACGCGCTGGCCTGGCTGAAGAGCAGCGTGTCGGACAGACAGCTGAACGACGACCAGCGCCTGGCGTACGAGCTGCAGCGGATCGAACTCGGCATTCGGGAGAAGGAGAGAGAGCTACAGAGGGTAGGAATGAAAGATACG GCCCAGCCCAGGAGCCAGCATGACACGGCCAGCGACTTCGAGATCGCTCGCCAACTCCAGGAGTTTGAGAACGGCCACCGGCCCAAGCCAGGCCCTGACACTGCAGACAGGAGCAGACACGCCGTACAAGACGACCTG GAGGCGAACGACTACCGTGTGGCTCTGGAGGCCCAGAAGGCGGAGGAACTGTCGGAGATTGAGTACCAGGTCCGCCGAGAGGCTGAGCGTAAGCAACGTCTGGTGCAGGAACGGGAGCGACTGGACCAGGAAGAACGAGACCGTCGTCTGGCCGAGCAACTGGTGTACAGCGAG GTGGGTTACCAGCACCAGACCAACGACAGACCCTCGTACGCCAGCGCTGTAGCGGACAGAAGGGTGCGATCAAACGGCGTGCACGGCGCAGTACGGGACCTGCAATTGGCTCCCAGGATATCGACCGGTCAAGACACCGTGGTCACTTCTTCCGTGGCGAGAGCCAAGCCCTGCACACTACCAAGTAACGTGGTGGAAGACAGCAGTGTGGGTGTGCACTAG